A single window of Pectobacterium parmentieri DNA harbors:
- a CDS encoding VOC family protein has protein sequence MKVTHVALWTADLAAQAAFWQTFFAAQVGEKYVSRNRPGFESHFVQLSEGASIELMTLPVLAEALANKEGCGWAHVAISVGSKADVEALASKAAERGILVAPPRMTGDGFYEAIVSDPDGNLIEITSD, from the coding sequence ATGAAAGTGACACACGTGGCATTATGGACGGCCGATCTGGCGGCGCAGGCGGCATTTTGGCAAACGTTTTTCGCCGCTCAGGTGGGGGAAAAATATGTGAGTCGGAATCGTCCTGGATTTGAATCACATTTCGTTCAACTGAGTGAAGGGGCATCGATTGAGTTGATGACGCTACCGGTGCTAGCGGAAGCCTTAGCTAATAAAGAAGGCTGCGGCTGGGCGCATGTGGCGATTTCAGTTGGCAGCAAGGCGGATGTGGAAGCGTTAGCCAGTAAAGCGGCGGAACGCGGTATTCTGGTTGCTCCACCTCGTATGACGGGGGACGGCTTTTATGAAGCGATCGTCAGCGACCCTGATGGTAATCTCATTGAGATAACATCAGACTGA
- a CDS encoding AAA family ATPase yields MTIMDWNTIRGLVPTSGAQPDFTHCLEAFPVLQRAKETPQEPRYHGEGDVWTHTIMVVESLLELPDYQTATHEQQEILFFAALLHDVAKYRTTVIDPVTGQIGQPGHSRKGAIDARVLLWDANVPFAIREAVCRLISVHQVPFYCLEDERRRMSPLFTIRELSWQLSIPLLATLAEADMRGRICQDQARVIDSIELFRELAREEGCYGQPRAFVDAHTRLSYFRGADVHPDYPLFQEPGSKVTVMCGLPASGKDTWVRKHRRNLPVVSFDDARTELGLKHGENEGKAVHWATDKARSLLRTHEPFVWNATHLSQQMRTRTLDLCYAYGAEVEVVYLERPRQELLRRNGKRDTTLSNKTLQGMLTKWELPSQTEAHVVSYES; encoded by the coding sequence ATGACTATCATGGATTGGAATACTATTAGGGGGTTGGTCCCCACCTCTGGCGCACAGCCAGATTTTACTCACTGCCTAGAGGCTTTTCCGGTGCTTCAACGTGCCAAAGAGACACCGCAGGAGCCACGCTATCACGGTGAAGGCGACGTCTGGACGCACACTATAATGGTTGTCGAGTCACTATTAGAGCTTCCCGATTACCAGACAGCCACGCACGAACAACAAGAAATCTTGTTTTTTGCCGCGTTGCTGCATGACGTTGCGAAATATCGAACGACGGTGATTGACCCGGTGACGGGCCAGATTGGTCAACCGGGGCATTCGCGTAAAGGTGCTATCGACGCTCGGGTGCTGTTGTGGGATGCAAACGTACCATTTGCGATTCGGGAGGCGGTTTGTCGGTTAATTTCGGTACATCAGGTTCCGTTTTACTGTCTTGAAGATGAACGCCGTCGGATGTCACCGCTCTTTACGATTCGTGAATTGTCTTGGCAGTTGAGCATTCCGCTGTTGGCCACGCTGGCGGAAGCCGATATGCGTGGGCGAATCTGTCAAGATCAAGCGCGCGTGATAGATAGCATCGAGCTGTTCCGCGAGTTGGCGCGGGAAGAAGGCTGTTACGGTCAGCCGAGAGCGTTTGTCGATGCCCACACACGCCTGAGTTATTTTCGCGGTGCCGATGTCCATCCCGACTATCCGTTGTTCCAGGAACCTGGCTCGAAAGTCACGGTGATGTGCGGTTTGCCAGCTTCAGGAAAAGACACCTGGGTACGAAAACATCGGCGTAACTTACCTGTAGTCTCTTTCGACGATGCACGCACAGAGTTAGGGCTGAAACACGGTGAAAATGAAGGAAAGGCGGTACACTGGGCGACCGATAAAGCACGTTCACTGTTGCGAACGCATGAGCCGTTTGTGTGGAATGCCACGCACCTGAGCCAGCAAATGCGCACCCGCACGTTAGATCTGTGCTACGCCTATGGCGCAGAAGTGGAGGTGGTGTATCTGGAGCGTCCGCGTCAGGAATTGCTGCGCCGCAACGGTAAACGAGATACCACGTTGAGCAATAAAACGCTGCAAGGGATGCTGACAAAATGGGAACTTCCCTCACAGACGGAAGCGCATGTTGTTAGCTATGAAAGCTAA
- a CDS encoding LLM class flavin-dependent oxidoreductase — MGYKLSLLDQSPIAEGMSTAQALAQTVSLAKVAEALGYYRFWVSEHHNSDELAGSSPEVLITWLLAHTTTLRIGSGGVMLQHYSPYKVAENFHVISALAGGRVDLGIGKAPGGLPLATRALQQEIGENERVAFTEKLHQLNRFLDSYDDTAERLNATPLPEHTPQRFLLGASQESARLAASLGWSFVFAGFINASEAQLTESLLSYRELKPASAQTLLSLSVIAAERHEDAEALASTQHNYKVYIENKPPLTVGSQELADNFVRQSGATDFRIEQEPRHVLYGTPEHIHQHLESYHQRFGVDEFIIHTPVTSPREREASIRLLAQR, encoded by the coding sequence GTGGGATATAAACTCAGTTTATTAGATCAAAGCCCGATTGCCGAAGGAATGAGTACGGCGCAGGCGTTGGCGCAAACCGTGTCGCTGGCAAAAGTGGCGGAAGCGCTTGGTTATTACCGCTTTTGGGTTTCCGAGCACCATAATTCCGATGAATTGGCAGGTTCGTCTCCTGAAGTCTTGATCACCTGGCTATTAGCGCACACGACAACGTTGCGCATCGGCTCCGGCGGCGTGATGTTACAGCACTACAGTCCGTATAAGGTTGCAGAGAATTTCCATGTCATCAGTGCGTTGGCTGGCGGACGTGTGGATTTAGGCATTGGTAAAGCCCCTGGCGGGCTGCCGCTGGCGACGCGCGCACTTCAGCAGGAAATAGGCGAGAACGAGCGAGTTGCCTTCACGGAGAAATTACATCAGTTAAATCGTTTTCTCGATAGTTATGATGATACCGCTGAACGCCTGAATGCGACGCCGTTGCCAGAACATACGCCACAGCGCTTTCTGTTGGGGGCCAGTCAGGAGAGTGCGCGGTTAGCCGCATCGCTGGGCTGGAGTTTTGTATTTGCGGGATTCATTAATGCCAGCGAAGCACAGCTAACGGAATCACTTTTGAGCTATCGGGAATTGAAGCCAGCCAGTGCCCAGACGCTGCTGTCGTTATCGGTGATTGCCGCCGAACGTCATGAGGATGCAGAGGCGCTGGCCAGCACGCAGCATAATTATAAAGTTTATATTGAAAATAAACCGCCGCTAACGGTAGGAAGTCAGGAGTTGGCAGACAATTTCGTTCGGCAGTCGGGGGCGACGGATTTCCGTATCGAGCAGGAGCCACGACATGTGCTTTATGGCACGCCGGAACATATACATCAGCATTTGGAGAGCTATCATCAGCGCTTTGGGGTCGATGAATTCATTATCCACACGCCCGTGACGTCACCCCGTGAACGTGAGGCCTCGATACGGCTGTTGGCGCAACGCTGA
- the ascF gene encoding PTS cellobiose/arbutin/salicin transporter subunit IIBC yields the protein MSKNYAAVSRSIVDAIGGADNIAAVTHCMTRLRFVLKDNDAVNVAGLKAIGGVLGVVKNDNQCQVIIGNTVSQAYAEVVKLLPEGAAVEKAVPVNNKITLRRIGAGILDALIGTMSPLIPAIIGGSMVKLLAMILDMTGLFEKGASTITILNVIGDGAFFFLPIMVAASAAVKFKTNMSLAIAIAGVLVHPTFIDLMAKAAQGQQVVFMGLSVTAVKYTYTVIPALCMTWILSYIEKWVDRITPAVTKNFLKPMLIVLIASPIAIMLIGPIGIWIGSGISAVVYTVHDYLGWLSVAIMGAIWPLLVMTGMHRVFTPTIIQTIAETGKEGMVMPSEIGANLSLGGSSLAVAWRTKNPELRQTALAAAASAIVAGISEPALYGVALRLKRPLIACLITGFICGAVAGIGGLASHSMASPGLFTSVQFFDPTNPMSIAWVFGVMILSVVISFFVTLLLGFEDIPVEEKPEEKHAQGDDVSVTPHVSNTN from the coding sequence ATGTCAAAGAATTATGCGGCTGTATCCCGTTCGATCGTCGATGCTATCGGTGGTGCTGATAATATCGCTGCGGTAACCCACTGCATGACGCGCCTGCGCTTTGTGCTTAAAGATAATGATGCTGTGAATGTGGCCGGATTGAAGGCGATCGGCGGCGTGTTGGGTGTGGTGAAAAACGATAACCAGTGCCAGGTGATTATCGGCAACACTGTTTCTCAGGCCTACGCCGAGGTAGTGAAGCTGCTGCCAGAAGGCGCGGCGGTTGAAAAAGCCGTACCGGTAAACAATAAAATTACGTTGCGACGGATTGGTGCAGGGATCTTGGATGCGCTGATTGGCACGATGTCACCGCTTATTCCGGCGATTATCGGCGGTTCGATGGTGAAGCTGCTTGCCATGATCCTGGATATGACCGGGCTGTTTGAGAAGGGGGCATCGACGATCACGATCCTGAACGTGATTGGCGACGGGGCGTTCTTCTTCCTGCCGATCATGGTAGCGGCGTCTGCGGCGGTAAAATTCAAAACCAATATGTCGCTGGCGATTGCTATCGCCGGGGTGCTGGTCCATCCGACGTTTATCGATCTGATGGCAAAAGCAGCACAGGGACAGCAGGTGGTGTTTATGGGGCTTTCCGTCACGGCGGTGAAATATACCTATACCGTGATTCCGGCACTGTGTATGACCTGGATCCTGTCTTACATTGAAAAATGGGTAGACCGTATTACGCCAGCCGTGACCAAAAACTTCCTCAAGCCGATGTTGATCGTGCTGATTGCCTCCCCGATTGCCATCATGCTTATCGGCCCAATTGGGATATGGATCGGTAGCGGCATTTCTGCGGTGGTGTACACCGTGCATGACTATCTGGGCTGGCTGTCCGTTGCCATCATGGGCGCTATCTGGCCGCTGCTGGTGATGACCGGTATGCACCGCGTGTTTACGCCGACCATTATTCAAACCATCGCTGAAACTGGCAAAGAAGGTATGGTCATGCCGTCTGAAATCGGTGCGAATCTGTCGTTGGGCGGATCGTCACTGGCTGTAGCCTGGCGCACCAAAAACCCAGAACTGCGCCAGACTGCGCTGGCAGCAGCGGCATCGGCCATTGTTGCCGGGATCTCAGAACCTGCGCTGTACGGTGTCGCGTTACGCCTGAAACGTCCGCTAATTGCCTGTTTAATCACCGGTTTTATCTGTGGTGCCGTCGCAGGTATCGGCGGGTTGGCAAGCCATTCAATGGCGTCGCCGGGGCTATTCACTAGCGTACAGTTCTTCGATCCGACCAATCCGATGAGTATTGCCTGGGTATTTGGCGTCATGATCCTGTCTGTCGTGATCTCCTTCTTCGTCACTTTACTGCTGGGTTTTGAAGACATTCCGGTAGAAGAAAAGCCTGAAGAGAAACATGCACAGGGTGACGACGTTTCCGTAACCCCGCACGTATCGAACACGAATTAA
- a CDS encoding LacI family DNA-binding transcriptional regulator, with amino-acid sequence MSTMQEVAKKAGVSKATVSRVLSGKGYTSEETKALVYQAIEETGYQPNLLARNLATSKSACIGLVVTNTLYHGSYFNELLSQAAKKLEDNGRQLILVDGKHSADEERAAIQFLLGLRCDAIIIYPRFLNVDQMDDIIGQHKQPIMVVNRKLRKHQSHCICCDHKGSSYNATQHLIARGHKDIAFITGSLDSPTAIERLSGYKDALTAANIAVRDELIVRGKWTPRCGSLAIAALRDSQVSFSAVLASNDDMAIGAMKALDEAGVAVPSDVSVVGFDDIPTAPFLKPSLSSVKDPVSDMINEVIHRLIAMLDGGYFSKENLFLSELRVRDSIQDGPYGNQPA; translated from the coding sequence ATGTCGACAATGCAGGAAGTGGCGAAGAAAGCAGGCGTATCAAAAGCGACAGTGTCACGCGTGCTATCAGGCAAAGGCTATACCAGTGAAGAAACCAAAGCGCTGGTCTATCAGGCCATTGAGGAGACCGGATATCAGCCAAATTTACTAGCGCGTAATCTGGCGACCAGCAAATCAGCCTGTATTGGTTTGGTGGTGACTAACACGCTCTATCACGGCAGCTATTTTAACGAACTGCTGTCACAGGCCGCCAAGAAGCTCGAAGACAACGGGCGTCAACTCATTCTGGTTGACGGCAAACACAGCGCCGATGAAGAACGCGCCGCGATTCAATTTCTGCTGGGTTTACGCTGCGATGCGATTATCATTTATCCTCGTTTTCTCAACGTGGATCAGATGGACGACATCATCGGACAACACAAGCAGCCGATCATGGTCGTCAACCGTAAGCTGCGTAAACACCAAAGCCACTGCATTTGCTGCGATCACAAGGGCTCTAGCTATAACGCTACGCAACATCTGATTGCGCGCGGTCATAAAGACATCGCGTTTATCACCGGCTCGCTGGATTCGCCAACCGCTATCGAACGCCTTTCCGGCTATAAAGACGCGCTGACAGCAGCCAACATCGCAGTACGGGATGAACTGATTGTGAGAGGGAAATGGACGCCGCGCTGCGGCTCACTCGCCATTGCTGCCCTACGCGATAGCCAGGTGTCGTTCAGTGCCGTTCTCGCCAGCAATGACGATATGGCGATTGGTGCGATGAAAGCGTTGGATGAGGCCGGCGTTGCAGTCCCGAGCGATGTCTCTGTGGTCGGGTTCGATGATATTCCCACTGCCCCGTTTTTGAAGCCGTCACTCTCCAGCGTAAAGGATCCGGTGAGCGATATGATCAACGAAGTGATTCACCGCCTGATCGCGATGCTGGACGGCGGCTATTTCTCGAAAGAGAACCTGTTTTTGTCTGAACTGCGGGTCAGGGACTCGATTCAGGACGGGCCGTATGGTAACCAGCCCGCCTGA
- a CDS encoding RNA ligase family protein: MYLHSIPLLKYPRTPHLEGSRLQPGDDASDQIALKALAGRYVVIEEKIDGANSGVSFNETAELLLQSRGHYLTGGSRERQFNQFKLWATAHEMRFLELLEDRFVMYGEWAYSKHSVFYDRLPHYFHEFDLYDRRDGIFLSTARRHAMLAGSPVLSVPVIYAGEMPTNPALLWKLVYRSLAKSPNWKTTFESTVQRAGLPLALCWQQTDKSDRSEGLYLKVEDDKQVLARYKLVRHDFTQTILDSGSHHSQRPILPNQLAEGVDLYAPCPPVSWEMLGLNTLRSLDALATAMPDK, translated from the coding sequence ATGTATTTACATTCAATACCGTTATTAAAATATCCACGAACCCCTCATCTGGAAGGTTCACGTTTACAGCCCGGCGATGATGCGTCGGATCAAATTGCACTGAAAGCGTTAGCAGGCCGTTATGTCGTGATCGAAGAAAAGATCGACGGTGCGAACAGCGGTGTGTCCTTCAATGAAACAGCAGAACTGTTGCTCCAATCGCGCGGCCATTATTTGACTGGTGGCTCGCGGGAACGGCAGTTCAACCAGTTCAAGCTATGGGCCACAGCGCACGAAATGCGTTTTCTTGAACTGCTAGAAGATCGTTTCGTGATGTACGGCGAATGGGCCTACAGCAAGCATTCCGTATTTTATGACCGTTTGCCGCATTACTTTCACGAATTTGATCTTTACGATCGTCGTGACGGCATTTTTTTATCGACGGCACGCCGACATGCCATGCTGGCCGGTTCGCCCGTGTTATCCGTCCCGGTAATCTATGCCGGGGAGATGCCAACTAACCCGGCATTGCTGTGGAAGCTGGTGTACCGTTCGCTGGCAAAAAGCCCGAACTGGAAAACCACGTTTGAATCCACCGTCCAGCGTGCAGGTTTACCGCTCGCGCTGTGCTGGCAACAAACCGATAAATCGGACCGTTCGGAAGGCCTTTATCTAAAGGTTGAAGATGATAAACAGGTGTTGGCTCGTTACAAGTTGGTACGCCATGATTTTACCCAGACCATTTTGGACAGCGGATCGCATCATTCCCAACGCCCTATTTTACCGAATCAACTGGCTGAAGGCGTTGATCTGTACGCGCCTTGTCCACCCGTATCCTGGGAAATGCTGGGGCTGAATACGCTGCGTTCACTAGACGCACTCGCCACCGCCATGCCCGATAAGTAA
- a CDS encoding 6-phospho-beta-glucosidase yields MSASTFPTGFLWGGAIAANQAEGAYLEAGKGLTTVDMIPHGVNRLPVKLGQEPRFALREDEFYPSHQAIDFYHRYKEDIALMAEMGFTVFRTSIAWSRLYPNGDELTPNADGIAFYRDVFAECKKYNMEPLVTLCHFDVPMHLVTEYGSWRNRKMVEFFARYARTCFEAFDGLVKYWLTFNEINILLHSPFSGAGLVFAEGENQEQVKYQAAHHELVASALATKIAHEVNPDNQVGCMLAGGNFYPWSCKPEDVWAALNKDRENLFFIDVQARGTYPAYTRRLFKEKGITIASEPSDDEILKNTVDFVSFSYYASRCASADMNEHNSSAANIVKSLKNPHIKASEWGWGIDPLGLRITMNMMYDRYQKPLFLVENGLGAKDEVNAQGEIDDDYRISYLREHISAMADAIGDGIPVIGYTSWGCIDLVAASTGEMSKRYGFIYVDRDDRGEGTLARKKKKSFYWYKKVIASNGSDLS; encoded by the coding sequence ATGTCTGCATCAACATTTCCCACTGGATTCTTATGGGGGGGCGCGATTGCGGCCAATCAGGCAGAAGGCGCATACCTTGAGGCCGGTAAAGGGCTGACGACGGTGGATATGATCCCCCACGGCGTGAATCGTCTGCCGGTGAAACTGGGGCAAGAGCCGCGTTTCGCGTTGCGTGAGGATGAATTTTATCCCAGCCATCAGGCGATCGATTTCTACCATCGGTATAAGGAAGATATCGCGCTGATGGCGGAAATGGGGTTTACGGTGTTCCGTACCTCCATCGCCTGGAGTCGACTCTATCCGAACGGAGATGAACTGACGCCCAACGCGGACGGTATCGCGTTTTATCGTGATGTGTTTGCCGAGTGCAAGAAGTACAACATGGAACCGCTGGTAACACTGTGTCATTTCGATGTGCCGATGCATTTGGTCACCGAATATGGTTCATGGCGTAACCGGAAAATGGTGGAGTTTTTTGCCCGCTACGCTCGCACCTGTTTTGAAGCCTTTGACGGGTTGGTGAAATATTGGCTGACATTCAATGAAATCAATATTTTACTGCATAGCCCGTTTTCCGGCGCGGGTCTGGTGTTTGCCGAAGGGGAAAATCAGGAACAGGTAAAATATCAGGCTGCACATCATGAATTGGTGGCGAGTGCGCTGGCGACGAAGATTGCGCATGAAGTTAATCCGGACAATCAAGTTGGCTGTATGCTGGCTGGCGGTAACTTCTACCCGTGGTCGTGTAAACCGGAAGATGTCTGGGCGGCGCTGAATAAAGATCGTGAAAACCTGTTCTTTATTGATGTGCAGGCGCGTGGCACCTATCCGGCGTATACCAGACGACTGTTTAAAGAGAAGGGCATTACGATCGCGTCAGAGCCGAGCGATGATGAGATCCTCAAAAACACGGTGGATTTTGTTTCCTTCAGCTATTACGCCTCCCGCTGTGCGTCAGCGGATATGAACGAGCACAACAGCAGCGCCGCGAACATCGTTAAATCGTTGAAAAACCCGCACATTAAGGCGAGTGAATGGGGCTGGGGGATTGACCCGTTGGGCTTGCGCATCACCATGAATATGATGTACGACCGCTACCAGAAGCCGCTGTTTTTGGTAGAGAACGGGTTGGGGGCGAAGGACGAGGTTAACGCACAGGGCGAGATTGATGATGACTATCGCATCAGTTACCTGCGCGAGCACATCAGCGCGATGGCGGACGCTATCGGCGACGGTATCCCGGTTATCGGCTACACCTCGTGGGGCTGTATCGATCTGGTTGCCGCGTCCACCGGCGAGATGAGCAAACGTTATGGCTTCATCTATGTCGATCGCGACGATCGGGGCGAAGGGACATTAGCCAGAAAGAAAAAGAAATCGTTCTACTGGTATAAAAAGGTGATTGCCAGCAACGGTTCCGATTTGAGCTAA
- a CDS encoding ClbS/DfsB family four-helix bundle protein — protein sequence MAVPESKEALIKAINSQFALLMKKIDAVSAERAFSPEMAGHAQGTQMSPANLVAYLLGWGNLVLKWHEDEAQGNPIDFPETGYKWNQLGLLAQKFYQDYAHITDWAELVALLAANKLALIALVERYTDEQLYGECWYGKWTRGRMIQFNTASPYKNAAGRLRVWEKNK from the coding sequence ATGGCGGTGCCGGAGAGTAAGGAAGCCTTGATTAAGGCGATCAATAGTCAGTTTGCGTTATTAATGAAGAAAATCGATGCTGTATCCGCTGAACGTGCCTTCTCACCGGAGATGGCGGGACATGCGCAGGGAACGCAGATGAGTCCCGCAAATCTGGTAGCATATCTGCTGGGGTGGGGAAATTTGGTGCTGAAATGGCATGAGGATGAAGCACAGGGCAACCCCATCGATTTCCCAGAGACTGGTTATAAATGGAATCAGCTCGGCCTGCTGGCACAAAAATTTTATCAGGACTATGCCCATATTACCGATTGGGCAGAACTGGTCGCGCTGCTTGCCGCGAATAAACTGGCACTCATCGCACTGGTTGAACGCTATACTGATGAACAACTCTATGGCGAATGCTGGTATGGCAAGTGGACGCGTGGTCGGATGATTCAGTTTAATACCGCCTCACCTTATAAGAATGCGGCCGGGCGACTGCGTGTATGGGAGAAAAACAAATAA
- the hisN gene encoding histidinol-phosphatase gives MSQTLPDITFFHELAALASQETLPRFRSLQANQIETKPKEGFRFDPVTEADREAERVIREHIARHYPEHAIMGEEFGLSGEGPVRWVLDPVDGTRPFLCGLPVWGTLIGLLHHERAVMGMMSQPFTGECFWADGSQAWRSDRQGETRLSTRKGVSLEQAILHTTAPEALSMHPTVRFAELTESTLMTRYGGECYALAMLAAGQIDICVEFALQPYDIVALIPIIEQAGGIITGLDGQRAEAGGTVVATGSPALHQQVLTILNGTR, from the coding sequence ATGAGCCAGACGCTTCCCGACATTACCTTTTTTCATGAACTTGCCGCCCTGGCCAGTCAGGAAACATTGCCACGTTTTCGTTCCCTCCAAGCCAATCAAATCGAAACCAAGCCAAAAGAGGGTTTCCGCTTTGATCCGGTGACGGAAGCCGATCGGGAGGCCGAACGAGTGATACGTGAACACATCGCACGCCATTATCCCGAACACGCGATTATGGGAGAAGAATTTGGCTTGAGCGGGGAAGGGCCTGTACGCTGGGTTTTGGATCCGGTTGATGGAACCCGACCTTTCTTATGCGGGCTACCCGTGTGGGGAACGCTCATTGGTCTGTTGCATCATGAACGTGCCGTGATGGGGATGATGAGCCAACCGTTTACCGGAGAGTGCTTCTGGGCCGATGGCTCGCAGGCCTGGCGGAGCGATCGGCAGGGAGAAACGCGCTTAAGTACGCGTAAAGGTGTGTCGCTCGAACAGGCAATCCTTCACACCACCGCGCCGGAAGCGCTGAGTATGCACCCGACGGTTCGTTTCGCAGAACTGACCGAAAGCACTCTGATGACGCGCTATGGCGGTGAGTGCTACGCGCTGGCAATGCTGGCGGCAGGCCAGATTGACATCTGCGTGGAATTTGCATTGCAGCCCTACGACATTGTCGCATTGATCCCGATTATTGAGCAGGCGGGTGGCATTATCACCGGTCTCGACGGGCAGCGAGCGGAAGCGGGTGGTACGGTGGTCGCGACCGGTAGCCCAGCGCTGCACCAGCAGGTTTTAACCATACTGAACGGAACGCGATAA